A genomic stretch from Desulfolutivibrio sulfodismutans DSM 3696 includes:
- a CDS encoding glutaminyl-peptide cyclotransferase, whose translation MGVLSRTAWVFLFFAICLAGGGVPERLDAADATPVIGWRVAGRHPHDPDAFTQGLCLRSGGRFYESTGRYGSSSLRVVDPATGRVRVRRNLPAAYFGEGLEEYGGRLYQLTWRENTVFVFDAATLDALGQKPLATEGWGICHDGTSFVVSDGTSVLRRYDQDTFAPGGRIRVADQGVPVEALNELECVDGRILANVWQTDLVAVIDPGDGRVVAWLDLSGLRALMPPLPPEAVANGLARDPDTGRLWVTGKLWPNMFELELAPLPQVGGKEAP comes from the coding sequence ATGGGTGTTTTGTCGCGCACGGCATGGGTTTTTCTTTTTTTCGCCATCTGTCTGGCGGGCGGGGGCGTCCCCGAAAGGCTCGACGCCGCAGACGCCACGCCGGTCATCGGCTGGCGCGTGGCCGGGCGGCATCCCCATGATCCGGACGCCTTCACCCAGGGGCTGTGCCTGCGCAGCGGCGGGCGGTTCTACGAGAGCACGGGTCGCTACGGGAGCTCCAGCCTGCGTGTGGTCGATCCGGCCACGGGCCGGGTGCGTGTGCGCCGCAACCTGCCCGCCGCCTATTTCGGCGAGGGGCTGGAGGAGTACGGTGGACGGCTGTACCAGCTGACCTGGCGGGAAAATACGGTGTTCGTCTTCGACGCCGCCACCCTGGACGCCCTCGGGCAAAAGCCGCTGGCCACCGAGGGCTGGGGCATCTGCCATGACGGAACCTCGTTCGTCGTAAGCGACGGTACCTCGGTCCTGCGGCGCTACGACCAGGACACCTTCGCCCCCGGAGGGCGCATCCGGGTGGCCGACCAGGGCGTCCCCGTGGAGGCCCTCAACGAATTGGAATGTGTCGACGGCCGCATCCTGGCCAACGTGTGGCAGACGGACCTCGTGGCGGTCATCGATCCCGGCGACGGCCGGGTCGTGGCCTGGCTGGATCTTTCGGGCCTGCGGGCGCTGATGCCGCCGCTTCCCCCGGAAGCCGTGGCCAACGGCCTGGCCCGCGATCCGGATACCGGCCGGTTGTGGGTCACGGGGAAACTGTGGCCGAACATGTTTGAACTGGAGCTGGCCCCGCTGCCCCAGGTCGGGGGAAAGGAAGCGCCATGA